The sequence below is a genomic window from Deltaproteobacteria bacterium.
CCGCTTTCGCGGGAATGACAAATTGCGTCCCTTTCGGCCATGGGCCTCGGCCTGACAGTACAGTACTGTCAGACTGGTGAGTATTTGCCCGGTCGGCTGCACGTTACCCACAGATTTGTCGCACACCCGGAAGTTCCCGGATCTGATTCTGAGGCTTTACCGCGCGCGCCGAATTCGTTACTGCCGTCGCGGGAGGACACATGCCGACTCAGTGCTGCGCGGTTGCCGCCGACACCAAAGTGGAAACCCCCGAAGGCCCGTTGGCGATCCGTGCGGCCGCCGGTCAGACGATCGCGGTACTCACACGGGACGACACCGGCCAACACTGCTTTCGGCTCATGCGCGCCGTCGAGCTGGCCGCCAGCCAGCAACCGGTGCTGAAGTTCACCCTCGAGAACGGCCGTAGCTTTCGCGTCGGCGCGGAGCAGGTGCTGCTAAAGGCCGGCATGGTGGAAGCCCGAGCGGCGGAAATCGCGCCCGGCGACTTGCTCGCAGCCGGGTTCTGTTTTCCCCCCAGCTACGTCTATCGCGACGATGACGGGCAGGCACGCACCTCGAAGGCCGCACTCTGCGTCACCGGCGTCGAGGCCGCCGGGACGGCCGACATCTATCGGCTAGCCGTCGATCAAAGCGGCAGCTTCTGCCTCAGCGCCGGCGTCCTGTGCAAAGCGGAAAGCACCTGAACCCTGCTTGACAAAGCCGCTGCCGCGGGTCCAAATAGAGCGGACCACACAATTCGTTTCGACGTGCTCGGCGCGTCGCTGACAGGAGGTTGCTATGGAAGCCAGGAGTTTGCCTCGGCTCAACGAGCCCGCCCCCGACTTTGAGGCGGTGTCGACCTATGGGCCGATCAAGTTGTCCGATTACCGCGGCAAGTGGGTCGTGCTGTTCTCGCATCCGGCGGACTTCACCCCGGTGTGCACCACCGAGCTGGCCGAGTTTGCCCGCCGCTCGGCCGAGTTCAAGAAACTCGAGGTGCAACTCATCGGGCTGAGCGTCGACAGCATCTATTCCCACATCGCGTGGACGCGAAACCTCGAGCAGCACTTCGGCGTTAAGATCGACTACCCGCTGATTGCCGACCTCGATACCAAGGTGGCTCAGCTCTACGGCATGATCCACCCGGGAGCGAGCACCACCGCCACCGTGCGCTGTGTCTTCATAATCGACGACGAGGGCATGGTGCGGGCGATGATCTACTACCCGCTCACCAACGGCCGCAGCGTCGACGAGGTGATGCGCATCGTGCAGGCACTTCAGCTCAACAAGTCCAAGGCGGTGGCGACGCCGGAGGGCTGGTGTCCGGGGCAGAAGGTGATCGTGCCGCCGCCAGTGACCACCGCGGATGCTGAAGAGCGAATCCACGACCGCAGCCTTGATGTCACCGACTGGTACTTCGTCCAGCGCGCCGCCTAGGCGGGCCGAACGTCGCCGGCCGATGGCCGCTCGGGAGATCCCCCTTCCGCTCCCTGGCTGTCGGCCGGCCGACCCCCGCCGGTTATGCGGCCGAAAGCGAACGCGCCGGCGGGACGCTGAACCGCCACCCGGCGTGTAACTCAACCATCGGCTGGAGCCGGCTGGTAGCGCTTTTCCGAACGTGCTTCGGTTAACTCGGTTGACTCAATGGCGCGGATACGGACACTGAACGCCGCTCCGAACACCGGCAACAGAAAGTAACACGCGAGTTATGATCGATATCAATCGGGTAGTGGTGATTGGCGCCAATGGCACCATGGGAGCCGGCAGTGCCGAGGTGTTCGCCGCCGGTGGCTGCGAGGTGGTATTGCTGGCGCGCTCGACCGACCGGGCCCGCGAGGGATTGCTGGGTGCCCAGAACCTGGCCAAGTCCGAACACATCGCCGACCGCATGTCGCTGGGAACCTACGAGCAAGACTTCGAGGCGGCGGTGAGCCACGCCGACCTGATCTTCGAGGCCTTGGCGGAAGATATCGAGTTGAAGAGATCGTTCTTCGAGCGTGTGGATCGCTACCGCCGCCCGGAGTCGCTGGTGGCGACGGTGTCATCGGGCCTATCGATCGCCGAGATGGCGCGCGGACGGAGCGCCAGTTTGCAGCGCAATTTCCTCGGCATCCATCTATTCAACCCGCCCAACGTGATCGTCGGCACCGAAGTGATTCCACATGCCGGCACCGACCCGGCGCTGGTGGCGCCGGTGGCCGAGCTGCTCGAGCGGCGCTTCGGCCGCGTGGTGACCGTGTGCCGCGATCTGCCGGCCTTCGCCGGCAACCGCGTCGGCTTCAAGGTGCTGAATGAAGTGGCGCAGCTCGCTGCGGTGCACGGCGTGGCGTTCATGGACTACCTCATCGGGCCCTACACCGGCCGAGCACTGGCGCCGTTGGCGACGATCGATCTGGTGGGCTGGGACGTTCACCGCGCGATCGTGGACAACGTCTACGCGCACACCCGTGACGAGGCGCACGCGGCATTCGCGCTGCCGCCCTTCATGGCCCGACTGATCGAGGCTGGGCACCTCGGCAACAAGTCCCCGGCACGGGGCGGCTTCTACCGTCGGGTTAAAGACGGCGCCAAGACGCTCAACCTAGTGCTCGATCCCGGCAGTGGCGAGTACAAGGACCGCGCCGAGTACAAGCTCGAGCCGATCGCCTTTGTCGAACAGATGCGCGAACTCCACCGCATCGGTTGTTACGCCGACGCCGCCAAGGTCTTCGCCCGCGCTGAGGGTGCCGAAGCGGAACTGGCGCGCCAAGTTGTGCTCGGTTACGTCAGCTACGCGCTCAACCGGGTGGGCGGCGACGAGGTCGTCAGCGCGCCGCGCGATGTCGACCGCATCATGGGGTTCGGCTTCAATTGGGCGCCGCCCACGGTACTGGTGGATCTGCTCGGGCTGAAAGAGACGACCGCCGCCATCGAGCGCTGCGGTTTGCAGGTGCCGCGTGTTCTCATGCAGGCGAAGCCAGGCGAGCGCTTGTTCCGAGAACCGAACGTCAACCTCGGCCGATTCTTCGCCGCCTGAGCGATGCCTAGCGGCGACCGCCGCGAGGCCCCACGACCGGAACCCGCACCCGCCCGCCGCCCGGCCGGGGAACCGAGGCGTCACCGAAAGTGGCGGCCGTTCAGGGGATCAGACAAAGAGCGGGCGACCGGGATCGAACCGGCGACGTCCAGCTTGGGAAGGTGAAACGGCGAGTTCGGCGATCTCCTCGGAAACAGAGATGATTCTAGCGTTTTCAACGGCTTGAGGCGTGGCAGGCTGATCCCAGATTGTCCCGTAAAATCCCTAAGAATCCCGAAAAACCGGGAACCGTTCCCGGTTCTCTCCGGTCTCGATCGAGATTACCTTCGCGGCATTTCCCATCCGCTGTTGCGGATCGTCAGCCGCTCTTGGTGAACCGTGGTTGGCTGAGTCGGGCTGGAGTGGTACAGCTATCTCAGCGAGGAACGAACGCAATGGCAACGGAACAGCTTGAGGCGCGAGTAGCAGCGTTGGAAGTCGAGATCGCTGGTTTGAAGAGGCGGCTGGGGGAAAAGCCGGCATCGCCGAAACCATGGTGGAAGGAGATCGGCACGTTTGCCAACGACCCGATCTTCGAAGAAGCGATGAAGTTGGGAGAACGCTATCGACAATCCCTGCGCCCGAAGCCCGGCAAGCCTTGTCGAAAGCAAAATGTTCGTTCTCGACACCGATCATCTTAGCCTTCTCGATCGGGAATCGGGTCCAGCGGCGTCTCGATTGGCGAACCGCCTCGCCGGGGTCGCAGCCGAAGGGATCGGTACGACCATCGTAAACTTCGAAGAGCAGATGCGCGGCTGGCTCGCTTACCTTGCCCAGGCGCGCACCATGAAGCAGCAGATCCAAGCATACGGGCGGCTCGGTCGACATCTTGACAGATACCGCCGCATCACGGTCGTCGATTTTGACGAACGCGCCGCGGCTGAGTTCCAGCGACTGCGCAGGCTGCATGCGCGTATCGGAACCATGGATATCAAGATCGCCGCAATCGTCTTGTCGAAGGGAGACACGCTCCTGTCCCGAAATCTCTCCGACTTCGGGCGAATCCCGGGTCTCAAGGTCGAGGACTGGACCTCGTAGCCCGCGCCGTCGCTAGCGACTCTTTCTTCCGGATGCCGCCTGGCGCGAAGCGCCCCCATAGGGCACTCAAGAAACAAGACAAAGAGCGGGCGACCGGGGTCGAACCGGCGACGTCCAGCTTGGGAAGCTGGCATTCTACCGCTGAATTACGCCCGCACAGGTGGGATCGTGCAGTGGCGCGGACGATAAAAGAAGCTCCGCCTCTTGTCAACGCAGAGCAA
It includes:
- a CDS encoding peroxiredoxin, with protein sequence MEARSLPRLNEPAPDFEAVSTYGPIKLSDYRGKWVVLFSHPADFTPVCTTELAEFARRSAEFKKLEVQLIGLSVDSIYSHIAWTRNLEQHFGVKIDYPLIADLDTKVAQLYGMIHPGASTTATVRCVFIIDDEGMVRAMIYYPLTNGRSVDEVMRIVQALQLNKSKAVATPEGWCPGQKVIVPPPVTTADAEERIHDRSLDVTDWYFVQRAA
- a CDS encoding 3-hydroxyacyl-CoA dehydrogenase family protein, translating into MIDINRVVVIGANGTMGAGSAEVFAAGGCEVVLLARSTDRAREGLLGAQNLAKSEHIADRMSLGTYEQDFEAAVSHADLIFEALAEDIELKRSFFERVDRYRRPESLVATVSSGLSIAEMARGRSASLQRNFLGIHLFNPPNVIVGTEVIPHAGTDPALVAPVAELLERRFGRVVTVCRDLPAFAGNRVGFKVLNEVAQLAAVHGVAFMDYLIGPYTGRALAPLATIDLVGWDVHRAIVDNVYAHTRDEAHAAFALPPFMARLIEAGHLGNKSPARGGFYRRVKDGAKTLNLVLDPGSGEYKDRAEYKLEPIAFVEQMRELHRIGCYADAAKVFARAEGAEAELARQVVLGYVSYALNRVGGDEVVSAPRDVDRIMGFGFNWAPPTVLVDLLGLKETTAAIERCGLQVPRVLMQAKPGERLFREPNVNLGRFFAA
- a CDS encoding type II toxin-antitoxin system VapC family toxin, translated to MFVLDTDHLSLLDRESGPAASRLANRLAGVAAEGIGTTIVNFEEQMRGWLAYLAQARTMKQQIQAYGRLGRHLDRYRRITVVDFDERAAAEFQRLRRLHARIGTMDIKIAAIVLSKGDTLLSRNLSDFGRIPGLKVEDWTS